A region of the Massilia sp. erpn genome:
CATCCTCCGTCAATAAATAGGTCGAGGCGAAGCCAGGGTTTAAGCGGTGCGCTTGTACCAGGCTTGCTGGGGCAGGAGCTGCTGGTAGTGGCGGGCGTGGGCGTCGTCGCTGGCGAGGGGGCGGTCGAGGCCGAGGATGCCGAGCGGGGCGAGGCTGGCGTGGAACAGGCGCAGCACGCGCTGGCGCAGCAGCGGGCCGAAGTCGGGCAGGGCGCGGCGGCAGACGATGAGCTGGAATTCGTTGAAGGAGGCGTCCGTCACGAGATTGTATTGCGCCCAGCTGATGCGGCTGCGAAGCTGCGGCAGCAGCACGGCGTGGCCTTCCTCCATCTGGAAATGGGCCGAGAGGCTGGCTGTGCCACCCGCGTATTCATACAGGCGCTGGCATTGCGCCAGCCGTTCAACGGGAATGCGGCAGGCGGCGGCTTCGGCCAGCAGCTCGTCGCTGCCCACCGTGGCGTGGATTTCGGTCTGGGCCAGCAGGCCTTCCTCTTCCAGCAGCACGGCCAGGGTCCAGGCCTGTTCCGCCCCGGCGCAATCGGCCAGCCAGACGCGCGGCAGAGCGGCGCCGCGCAGGCAGGCATCGAGCAGGCCGCGCAGCTGCAGCGCTTCCTGCGGATCGTCGAACAGCGTGGCCGGCGGCACGCTCAGCGCGCGCAGCAGGGCGCTGGCGGTGGCCGGATCGTGCAGGGCGCGGTCCTGCAGCGACGATAGCGTCGCCAGGCCGCGCCGGTGCAGCAGCGCGTACAGCTTGCGTTTCAGGGCATCGCGCTCATGCAGCCGGTAGTCGAAGCCGTAGCGGCGTACCAGCGCCTCCAGCAGCAGATCCAGTTCCAGTTCTTCCAGTTCCGCGCCGGCTTCGCTGCGCAGGTCCGATAGTGCGCCCATGGCTCCTCCTTCCGCCGACATCAGTGCAGCCACACCCGCATCAGCGACAGCAGCTGAGCCACATCGACCGGCTTGGTGATGTAGTCCGAGGCGCCGGCGGCGATGCATTTGTCGCGGTCGCCCTTCATCGCTTTCGCGGTCAGCGTGATGATAGGTAGGGACTTGAACTTGGGTATGCGGCGGATGGCGCGCATGGTGTCGTAGCCGTCCATTTCCGGCATCATGATGTCCATCAGGACGATTTCGATGGTCGGATCGCGTTCCAGCACTTCAATGCCATCGCGGCCATTCTCGGCAAACGATACCTGCATCTGCTGGCGTTCCAGCAGCGAGGACAGGGCAAAGATATTGCGCAGGTCGTCGTCGACGATCAGCACCTTGCGCCCCGCCAGGCCGCTGTCGGCGGCGTGGATTTCCTCCAGCATGCGCCGCTGCGCTTCCGGCAGGCTGGCTTGCGAGCGGTGCAGGAAGAGGGCGGTTTCATCGAGCAGGCGTTCGGGCGAGCGCGCGTCCTTGATGACGATGGTCTTGGCATAGCGCTTGAGCTTCGCCACTTCCTTGCGGTTCAATTCCTTGGCCGTGTTGATGACGATCGGCAGGTCGCGCAGGCTGGCCTCCTTGCCGATCATGTCGAGCAGGTCGAAGCCGCTGATATCGGGCAGGGTCAGGTCCAGCACCATGCAATCGAAGCGCGTGGCGCGCAAGGCGTCGAGTGCTTCCTGGCCGGTGCCGACGGCACTGATGTGCAGGTCGGCGTCGCCGATCAGGGCGACGATGGCGTCGCGCTGGTTCTGCTCATCGTCCACCACCAGCAGATTGCGTTTGCCGCCCAGCAGGAATTTCTGGATGCGCGCGAATTCCTCCTGCAAGGCGTCCTTGCTGACCGGCTTGTTCAGGTAGGAGATGGCGCCGCAGCGCAGGGCCCGCTCGCGTTCGCGCAGGCTGGACATCACATGCACCGGGATGTGGCGCGTGCTCGGGTCGCGTTTCAGGCGATCGAGCACGGTAAAGCCATCGATGTCGGGCAGGTCCAGGTCGAGCAGGATGGCCGAGGGCAGGTAGTCGCGCGCCAGGCTCAGGGCCGAGTCGCCCTGGTGGGTGACGATGCCCTTGAAGTTCTTCTCGCGCGCGAAATCGAGCACGATCTTGGCGAAGCGCTCGTCGTCCTCGATGATGAGGACCGAGGGGTCGCCCGGCGCGGTCAGGCCGCGGTCGTCGATGGTCGAGCCATAGGTTTCGGCATCGGCTTCCTGTTCGGCGGCAAAGCCGCCCGTACCTTCGATTTCGGCCGGTTCGGCCGGCAGCGGCGGCGTGTACACTACTTTCGGCAGCGCGGGGGGCAGGCGCACCGGCGGCTGGCGGCCGGTATCGTAGTTGATGAAGCCGGAGCGGTTGTACGGCAGGAAGAGGGTGAAGGTGGAACCCACGCCGACCGTGCTTTCGACGCGGATTTCGCCGCCCAGCAGGCGCGCCAGTTCGCGCGAGATCGACAGGCCCAGGCCGGTGCCGCCGTATTTGCGCGCGGTCGAGCCGTCGGCCTGCTGGAAGGCTTCGAAGATCAGCTGCAGCTTGTCGGCCGCGATGCCGACGCCGGTATCGCTGACGGCGAAGGACAGCACGGCGTCGGCATGGCCCAGGTTCGGGTGATCGCTGCTCCAGCCGCTTTGCACCTGGCCGATCACCAGCGAGACCTGGCCGTGGTTGGTGAACTTGAAGGCGTTCGACAGCAGATTTTTCAGCACCTGCTGCAGGCGCGTGGTGTCGGTGGTGAGGGCTGCCGGCAGGGTGTCGGCCAGCTCCACCGAGAAGCCCAGGTGCTTGGCCTCGGCCATGTGGCGGAAGGTGCGGTCCACATAATTGCGCAGATTGAGGAAGCGGTATTCCGATACATCCAATGTGACGGTGCCCGACTCGATTTTGGAGAGGTCGAGAATATCGTTGATCAGGGTTAGCAGGTCGGAACCGGAGCCGTGGATGGTCTTGGCGAATTCCACCTGCTTGCCGGATAGATTGCCTTCCGGATTGTCGGCCAGCTGCTGCGCCAGGATCAGCAGGGAGTTCAGCGGCGTGCGCAGCTCGTGCGACATATTTGCCAGGAACTCGGATTTGTACTTGGACGAGAGCGCGAGCTGGGTGGCCTTGTCTTCCAGCGCCAGCTTGGCCTGCTCCACCTCGCGGTTCTTGCGTTCCACCTCGATATTCTGCTCGGACAGCAGACGCGCTTTCTCGGCCAGTTCCTGGTTGGTCTGCTGCAGTTCCTGGGCCAACGACTGCGACTGCGTCAGCAGCGATTCGGTGCGGCTGTTGGCCTCGATGGTATTCAGCACCACGCCGATCGATTCCATCAGCTGGTCGAGGAAGGAGAGGTGGGTTTCGGTGAAGCGGTCGAGCGAGGCGATCTCGATCACGGCCTTGACCTGCTGCTCGAACAGGATGGGCAGCACCACGATATTGGTGGGCGGTGCAGCGCCCAGGCCGGAGGACACCACGATATAGTCGCGCGGCACGTCGGTCAGCCAGATGCGCACCTTCTCCAGCGCACATTGGCCCACCAGGCCTTCGCCCGGCAGGAAGGAGGTCGGCAGCTTGCGGCTGGAGCGGTAGCCGTAGCTGGCGATCATGCGCAGGCGGGCATCGTACTCCTGCGAGTCCATCATATAGAACACGCCGTGGTGGGCCGATACCAGCGGCGCCAGCTCGGACAGAATCAGCTTGGTCACGGCCTGCAGGTCGCGCTGGCCCTGCAGCAGGCGGGTGAAGCGCGCCAGATTGGTTTTCAACCAGTCCTGCTGGGCGTTCTTCTGCGTGGTCTCCTTCAGGTTGCGGATCATCTCATTGATGTTGTCCTTCAGGTAGGACACCTCGCCGCGCGCTTCCACCTGGATGGAGCGCGACAGGTCGCCGCGCGTCACCGCCGTCGCCACTTCCGCAATCGCGCGCACCTGGTTGGTCAGGTTCGCCGCCAGCTGGTTGACGTTTTCGGTCAGGTCTTTCCAGGTGCCGGCCACGCCGGACACATTGGCCTGGCCACCGAGCTTGCCCTCGGTGCCGACCTCGCGCGCCACCCGCGTCACTTCCGAGGCGAAGGAGGACAGCTGGTCCACCATCACGTTGATAGTGTCTTTCAGCTCCAGGATTTCGCCCTTCACGTCCACCGTGATTTTCTTGGACAGGTCGCCGCGTGCCACGGCCGTGGTCACGGCCGCGATATTCCTCACCTGGCCGGTCAGGTTCGAGGCCATGAAGTTCACGTTATCGGTCAAGTCCTTCCAGGTGCCGCCCACGCCGGGCACATAGGCCTGGCCGCCCAGCTTACCCTCCGTGCCCACCTCGCGCGCCACCCGCGTCACTTCCGAGGCGAAGGAGGACAACTGGTCCACCATCACGTTGATGGTGTTTTTCAGTTCCAGGATTTCGCCCTTCACGTCCACTGTGATCTTTTTGGACAGGTCGCCGTTCGCCACGGCGGTAGTCACTTCCGCGATATTCCGCACCTGGCCGGTCAGGTTGCCCGCCATCGAATTCACGCCGTCGGTCAAGTCTTTCCAGGTACCGGCCACGCCCAGCACATTGGCCTGGCCGCCCAGCTTCCCTTCCGTACCGACCTCGCGCGCCACGCGCGTCACTTCCGAGGCGAAGGAGTTCAGCTGGTCCACCATCACGTTGATGGTGTTTTTCAGTTCCAGGATTTCGCCCTTCACGTCCACCGTGATTTTCTTGGACAGGTCGCCGTTTGCCACGGCGGTGGTCACTTCCGCGATATTCCTCACCTGACCGGTCAGATTGCCCGCCATCGAGTTTACCGAGTCGGTCAAGTCTTTCCACGTACCGGCCACGCCCTTGACCTGGGCCTGGCCGCCCAATTTGCCTTCCGTACCGACCTCGCGCGCCACCCGCGTCACCTCTGAGGCGAAGGAGGACAGCTGGTCCACCATCACGTTGATGGTGTTTTTCAGTTCCAGGATTTCGCCCTTCACGTCCACTGTAATCTTTTTCGATAGGTCGCCATTCGCCACGGCGGTGGTCACGGCCGCGATATTCCGCACCTGGCCGGTCAGATTCGACGCCATGAAGTTCACGTTGTCGGTCAAGTCCTTCCAGGTGCCGCCGACGCCGGGCACATACGCCTGGCCGCCCAGCTTGCCTTCCGTGCCCACTTCGCGCGCCACGCGCGTCACCTCGGACGCGAAGGAGCGCAGCTGGTCCACCATCACGTTGATGGTGTCCTTCAATTGCAGGATTTCGCCGCGCACGTCCACCGTGATTTTCTTGGACAGGTCGCCGTTCGCCACGGCGGTGGTCACTTCCGCGATATTACGGACCTGGGAGGTCAGGTTACCCGCCATCGAGTTGACCGAGTCGGTCAAGTCCTTCCAGGTGCCGGCCACTCCCTTGACCTGGGCCTGGCCGCCCAGCTTGCCTTCCGTACCCACTTCGCGCGCCACGCGCGTCACTTCGGACGAGAAGGAGGACAGCTGTTCCACCATGGTGTTGGCCGTGGTCGCGGCGCGCAGGTACTGGCCCTTGAGCGGATGGCCGTCCACCTCCAGCGCCATGGTCTGCGACAGGTCGCCCTTGGCCACGGCGCCGATCACGCGCGCCATTTCCGTGGTCGGCCGCACCAGGTCGTCGATCAGAGTGTTGACCGAGCTGATGATGGTGCTCCAGCCGCCCGAAACCGTCGGCACGGCGGCGCGCTGCGTCAAACGGCCCTCGCGGCCGACCACGCGGCTCACATCGGTCACTGCCTTGACCAGCTTCTCGTTGTTTTCAATGATGTCGTTGAGCGTATCCGCGATCTTGCCTGAAACGCCGGTCCAGTCGGATGGCATGCGCACAGAGAAATCGCCTTTTTTGAGTGCCATCAGGGTGGACAGGATCAGGCGCAGGTCCAGTTCCTCGGGCAGTTCGGTCATATCATTCATTGACGAAATCCTCTTGGGGTAAAGGGGTATGTCCGTTCAAATGCAGGGCGGGCAGCACTTCCTGCGCCGGCAATGGTGGGCAGAACAGCTCGCCCTGATACTGCTCGCAATCCACGGTCTGCAGCACGGCCAGCTGGCTCTGGTTCTGTACGCCCAGGGCCAACACTTCCATGCCGAGGGCGCGCGCCAGGTGGACGATGGCGGCCACCATATCGCTGCCGCCTTCCACCGTGCCGATATTGCGCACAAAGCCGGCGTCGATGCGCATCTGGTCCAGGCCCAGCTTGCGGCAGGTCGCCAGCGAGAAATGGGCGTGGCCGAAATCGTCCAGCGCCAGGCGCACGCCGCCCGACTGCAGCTGGTGCAGCACGCCTTCGATCGCCTCATTATGGGCGCGCAGCAGCGCCTCGCCCAGTTGCAGCGTGATGCTGCCGGCCGGCAGGCGGTGCTTGCGCATTTCCGCCAGCAGGCGCGCCGGAATCTCGGTATGCAGCTGGGTGGTGGCAAGGCGCAGCGACAGGTGCAGCGGCGCGCGGCCGGCGGCCACGCTGCTGGCGGGCGCGCCGCCGCCGGCGTTGAAGTCGGGCAGGGACAGGCCGGGCGGGCGCGGACCATCGCGCCACAGCGCCGCTTGCGCGCAGGCGGCGCCGATCAGCCAGGCGTCCAGCCGGTCGAGCAGGGCGCGGTCCTGGATGTCGGCCAGGAAGCGCGGCGCGGCCAGCAGTCCCTGGTGCGGATGGCGCCAATGCAGCTGGGCTTCCACGCCGCTGGCGCGGCCGCTCGCCAGATCGACCTGGGGCTGGTACAGCACTTCCAGCTGGCCGCTGACCAGGGCCAGGCGCAGTTCCGAGGTCCACAGCTCGCGTTCGCGTTCCAACTGGTTCAGCTCATCGTGGAAGAATTTCAGGCTGCCCTCGTCGCCGCCGGCATGGCTGGCGCGCGCATGGCTCAAAGCCAGGTCGGCGTGCTTCATCAGCTGCTGGGCGTTGTCCGCGTCCTGGGGATAGAGCGCGATGCCGATGCTGCTGACATTTTTCAGGCGGTGGATGCCGATGTCGAAGGGCCGGGCATGCGCCTGGCCGATCTTGTGCGCCACGCGCGCCGCATTGGCGCCGGCGCCATTGCCTTCGATGAGCACGGCGAATTCGTCGCCGCCCAGGCGCGCCACCACGTCGGACACGCGCACGGCGGCCGACAGCCGCGCCGCCACATGGCGCAGCAGCTCGTCGCCGACTTCGTGGCCCAGGCTGTCGTTGACCTGGCGGAAGCGGCTGATGTTGACGAACAGCAGGGCGAATTCGCCGCGCTGGCGGTCGGCTGTGGCGACGGCGTGTTCCAGCTGCTGCACCAGGGAGCGGCGGTTGAGCAGGCCGGTCAGGTTGTCGCGCGTCTGCAGTTCGGCGGCGCGGCGCTCGGCTTGCTGGCGCTCGGCCATTTCCTGTTCCAGCTCATGGCCGATGCGCTCCATTTCCTGCTGGCGCTGGGCGCGCAGGCTCTGGTTCAATTTGTGCAGCTCGTCGGCCTGGTCGCGCAACTGCATGGTCTTGCGCGCCAGTTCGGTGAACACGGCCACCTTGGCTTGCACGATCTGCGGCACCAGGGGCGTGAACAGGTAGTCGGCGGCGCCGTTCTGGTAGGCGCGCAGGCGGTTCACCTCGTCGGCATAGTGGGCGGTGATGAAGATGATGGGCACCGCGCTGGCACGCGGGTGGGAACGGATGGCATCCGCCGTGTCGAAGCCGTCCATGCCGGGCATGCTCACGTCGAGCAGGATCACCGCGAACTCATGGCGCAGCACGGCGCGCAGGGCGTCTTCGCCCGAGACGGCAGTATGCAGCTCATAGCCGCGCCGGTCGGCTTCGGCCGCCAGCAGGCTTTCCAGCGCAAACAGGCTGGCGGGATCATCGTTTACAAGGAGGACTTTGGGAATCTGCACAGCGGAACCACGGCAATTGAAAGTTGATCGGCCCTGTCAGCGCCTCTTGCGAATGTCCACGATACTCCACCAGGAAGACGAGTCAAGCAAAAGATTTAAAGACGGACAAGGTGACAAAATCCGACATTTTATCAATTGAGCAATGTTTATTGCAGGAATTTTTTCAGGATAAAACAGCCGGCCGGCGGGCGGCGCACGTTTGGCGCCGCCCGCCGGCCGGCAAGGTACTGGAATCAGCGCCTTATTTCAACTGGTTCAGCAGGAAGGTATAGGTCAGCGCCCACATCTGGGCCTGCTGGTCGTTGTTGGCCGCGCCCGCGTGGCCGCCCTCGGTATTTTCCCAGTACAGCACATCGTGGCCCTGTTCCTTCATGCGTGCCACCATCTTGCGCGCATGGCCGGGATGGACGCGGTCGTCGCGGGTCGAGGTGGTAAACAGGGTGCGCGGATAGTGCTTGTCCTTGGACACATTCTGGTAGGGCGAATACTTGCTGATATACGCCCACTGCGCCGGATCGTCCGGATCGCCATACTCGCCCATCCAGGAGGCGCCGGCCAGCAGGCGGCTGTAGCGGCGCATATCGAGCAGGGGCACCTGGCAGACGACGGCGTTGAACAGGTCGGGACGCTGGATCAGCACCGCGCCCACCAGCAGGCCACCATTGCTGCCGCCCATGATGCCGAGGTGGCGCGGACTGCTGACCTTGCGCTTGGCCAGATCCTGGGCTACGGCGATGAAATCGTCGAAAGCGCGCTGGCGGTTTTCCTTCAGCGCCGCCTGGTGCCAGCGCGGGCCGAACTCGCCGCCGCCGCGGATATTCGCCAGCACATACACGCCGCCGTGCTTGAGCCAGGCTTCGCCCGTGACGCCGCTGTAGAAGGGCTTGAGCGAGACTTCAAAACCACCATAGCCATACAGCACGGCGGGATTCTTGCCATCCAGTTTGGCGTTCTTGTTCATGACCACGAAGTAAGGCACTTTGGTGCCGTCCTTGGAGCGCGCCTCGAACTGCTTGACGACGTAGGGCTTGGCGTCGAAGAAGGCCGGCATGGATTTCAGCGCCTGGCGCTTGTCGCTGCCGGCCTGGGCCAAGTAGAGCGTGGCCGGATTCAGGAAGTCGGTCACGGTCAGGAAGTACTGGTCGGATTCGACCGGGTCGAGGGCGGCCGCCTCCAGCGTGCCGAAGGCGGGCGCTGCGACGGCGCGGCGCTGCCATTTGCCGTCCACGTGCTTGAGTTCCACCAGGCGGTTCTTGACGTTTTCCAGCTCGTTCAGCAGCAGGGCGCCGCGGGTGACAGTCACGCCGTCCAGCGAGCGCGTGGGCGAGGGTGTGAACAGTACTTCAAGCTGGCGTCCGCCCTGCATGAAGCGGCGGAAATCGGTGGCCAGCAGCGCGCCTTGCGGATAGGTCTTGCCCTCGACCTTCCATTCTGAGCGCAGCTCGATCATCAACTGGTCGCGCACGGTGTAGGCATTGGCATCGTCCGGCTTCGGCACTTTTTTCAGCTGGCCGCCTTCGTACAGGAAGAGTTCGCTGCTGTAAAAGCCGATCTGGCGCGTGATGAACTGGGCTTCGTAGCCGGGCGTGAAGTCTTTGTAGGCGCCGGCGGCCAGATCCTCGGGCTTGGCGTCATACAGCTGGCGCGCGGTGCTGAGCGGGGTGCCGCGCTTCCATTCCTTGATGATGCGTGGGTAGCCGGAGGTGGTCATGGAATCGGGACCGAAGTCGGTGGCGACGAAGACCGTGTCCTGGTCGATCCAC
Encoded here:
- a CDS encoding HAMP domain-containing protein, which translates into the protein MNDMTELPEELDLRLILSTLMALKKGDFSVRMPSDWTGVSGKIADTLNDIIENNEKLVKAVTDVSRVVGREGRLTQRAAVPTVSGGWSTIISSVNTLIDDLVRPTTEMARVIGAVAKGDLSQTMALEVDGHPLKGQYLRAATTANTMVEQLSSFSSEVTRVAREVGTEGKLGGQAQVKGVAGTWKDLTDSVNSMAGNLTSQVRNIAEVTTAVANGDLSKKITVDVRGEILQLKDTINVMVDQLRSFASEVTRVAREVGTEGKLGGQAYVPGVGGTWKDLTDNVNFMASNLTGQVRNIAAVTTAVANGDLSKKITVDVKGEILELKNTINVMVDQLSSFASEVTRVAREVGTEGKLGGQAQVKGVAGTWKDLTDSVNSMAGNLTGQVRNIAEVTTAVANGDLSKKITVDVKGEILELKNTINVMVDQLNSFASEVTRVAREVGTEGKLGGQANVLGVAGTWKDLTDGVNSMAGNLTGQVRNIAEVTTAVANGDLSKKITVDVKGEILELKNTINVMVDQLSSFASEVTRVAREVGTEGKLGGQAYVPGVGGTWKDLTDNVNFMASNLTGQVRNIAAVTTAVARGDLSKKITVDVKGEILELKDTINVMVDQLSSFASEVTRVAREVGTEGKLGGQANVSGVAGTWKDLTENVNQLAANLTNQVRAIAEVATAVTRGDLSRSIQVEARGEVSYLKDNINEMIRNLKETTQKNAQQDWLKTNLARFTRLLQGQRDLQAVTKLILSELAPLVSAHHGVFYMMDSQEYDARLRMIASYGYRSSRKLPTSFLPGEGLVGQCALEKVRIWLTDVPRDYIVVSSGLGAAPPTNIVVLPILFEQQVKAVIEIASLDRFTETHLSFLDQLMESIGVVLNTIEANSRTESLLTQSQSLAQELQQTNQELAEKARLLSEQNIEVERKNREVEQAKLALEDKATQLALSSKYKSEFLANMSHELRTPLNSLLILAQQLADNPEGNLSGKQVEFAKTIHGSGSDLLTLINDILDLSKIESGTVTLDVSEYRFLNLRNYVDRTFRHMAEAKHLGFSVELADTLPAALTTDTTRLQQVLKNLLSNAFKFTNHGQVSLVIGQVQSGWSSDHPNLGHADAVLSFAVSDTGVGIAADKLQLIFEAFQQADGSTARKYGGTGLGLSISRELARLLGGEIRVESTVGVGSTFTLFLPYNRSGFINYDTGRQPPVRLPPALPKVVYTPPLPAEPAEIEGTGGFAAEQEADAETYGSTIDDRGLTAPGDPSVLIIEDDERFAKIVLDFAREKNFKGIVTHQGDSALSLARDYLPSAILLDLDLPDIDGFTVLDRLKRDPSTRHIPVHVMSSLRERERALRCGAISYLNKPVSKDALQEEFARIQKFLLGGKRNLLVVDDEQNQRDAIVALIGDADLHISAVGTGQEALDALRATRFDCMVLDLTLPDISGFDLLDMIGKEASLRDLPIVINTAKELNRKEVAKLKRYAKTIVIKDARSPERLLDETALFLHRSQASLPEAQRRMLEEIHAADSGLAGRKVLIVDDDLRNIFALSSLLERQQMQVSFAENGRDGIEVLERDPTIEIVLMDIMMPEMDGYDTMRAIRRIPKFKSLPIITLTAKAMKGDRDKCIAAGASDYITKPVDVAQLLSLMRVWLH
- a CDS encoding prolyl oligopeptidase family protein, with protein sequence MHAYRKLAGSMVLGLAAAGAQAQQADPYQWLEEVGGDKPMAWVKDQNAAALKELEARPQFPAIQARLKTILNSKERIPFVKKYGSHYYNFWKDEQHVRGIWRRTTLEQFQKAEPEWETIIDLDQLAEEEKENWVWAGVNCLYPKGERCLVSLSRGGGDAQVLREYDVGKRAFVADGFALPEAKSDVAWIDQDTVFVATDFGPDSMTTSGYPRIIKEWKRGTPLSTARQLYDAKPEDLAAGAYKDFTPGYEAQFITRQIGFYSSELFLYEGGQLKKVPKPDDANAYTVRDQLMIELRSEWKVEGKTYPQGALLATDFRRFMQGGRQLEVLFTPSPTRSLDGVTVTRGALLLNELENVKNRLVELKHVDGKWQRRAVAAPAFGTLEAAALDPVESDQYFLTVTDFLNPATLYLAQAGSDKRQALKSMPAFFDAKPYVVKQFEARSKDGTKVPYFVVMNKNAKLDGKNPAVLYGYGGFEVSLKPFYSGVTGEAWLKHGGVYVLANIRGGGEFGPRWHQAALKENRQRAFDDFIAVAQDLAKRKVSSPRHLGIMGGSNGGLLVGAVLIQRPDLFNAVVCQVPLLDMRRYSRLLAGASWMGEYGDPDDPAQWAYISKYSPYQNVSKDKHYPRTLFTTSTRDDRVHPGHARKMVARMKEQGHDVLYWENTEGGHAGAANNDQQAQMWALTYTFLLNQLK
- a CDS encoding bifunctional diguanylate cyclase/phosphodiesterase; the protein is MQIPKVLLVNDDPASLFALESLLAAEADRRGYELHTAVSGEDALRAVLRHEFAVILLDVSMPGMDGFDTADAIRSHPRASAVPIIFITAHYADEVNRLRAYQNGAADYLFTPLVPQIVQAKVAVFTELARKTMQLRDQADELHKLNQSLRAQRQQEMERIGHELEQEMAERQQAERRAAELQTRDNLTGLLNRRSLVQQLEHAVATADRQRGEFALLFVNISRFRQVNDSLGHEVGDELLRHVAARLSAAVRVSDVVARLGGDEFAVLIEGNGAGANAARVAHKIGQAHARPFDIGIHRLKNVSSIGIALYPQDADNAQQLMKHADLALSHARASHAGGDEGSLKFFHDELNQLERERELWTSELRLALVSGQLEVLYQPQVDLASGRASGVEAQLHWRHPHQGLLAAPRFLADIQDRALLDRLDAWLIGAACAQAALWRDGPRPPGLSLPDFNAGGGAPASSVAAGRAPLHLSLRLATTQLHTEIPARLLAEMRKHRLPAGSITLQLGEALLRAHNEAIEGVLHQLQSGGVRLALDDFGHAHFSLATCRKLGLDQMRIDAGFVRNIGTVEGGSDMVAAIVHLARALGMEVLALGVQNQSQLAVLQTVDCEQYQGELFCPPLPAQEVLPALHLNGHTPLPQEDFVNE
- a CDS encoding CheR family methyltransferase encodes the protein MGALSDLRSEAGAELEELELDLLLEALVRRYGFDYRLHERDALKRKLYALLHRRGLATLSSLQDRALHDPATASALLRALSVPPATLFDDPQEALQLRGLLDACLRGAALPRVWLADCAGAEQAWTLAVLLEEEGLLAQTEIHATVGSDELLAEAAACRIPVERLAQCQRLYEYAGGTASLSAHFQMEEGHAVLLPQLRSRISWAQYNLVTDASFNEFQLIVCRRALPDFGPLLRQRVLRLFHASLAPLGILGLDRPLASDDAHARHYQQLLPQQAWYKRTA